The Glycine max cultivar Williams 82 chromosome 3, Glycine_max_v4.0, whole genome shotgun sequence sequence AGACTCCCCACAAGGATCGGTACCATTCCATCCTTTGAGCATTGGTGGGTAGTTAAAGGTTCTGTATAGATCCTGAAGAGCTAACACTGTTTAAGcaaaaaaaagtacaacaaataaataaagtgaAAGAGCAGAAGATTAATACATGgtcaaattaagttaaaatggttcttaattttagaataataacaAAATCTGAATATGCAAAGCCTAAAAGATTATATCAGTGGCCAACACAATTCTCAAACACAAGCATGAAACAAAGTTTTAGAATCCATTCAGTTCAGGATTCAGTGACgatggaaattaaaattctatagCATAGTATGTTAATTTTTGAAGCAACCAAACGCATAATATGATGATAACGGATAAATTTTCAAATGTGTTTCCAAGATTAAGAACAAATTCTATGAttattaaagactaaaaagagTGAACTAACAGTAATCTGAGTTACCTTCAGGTGGATGCGTGAACGCTAAGCTCTGAGAAATCAAAAGTGACGAGAAGACAGAGAGGTTAAGAAGCACTGAGAGGAAGTCGCTAATCATTTTCCTGAGTATTGGGAAACACACAGAAATATCAACAATATTTTctctttgctttctttttctgaGTTCCAAAACATGCATGCAATTTGTTCTTGTGTGGAATTCGGAACAGAGCTTAATGGAAGAGAAGATTTTAAGGAAAactaaagagaaggaaaaaagaatcaagattGCATTAAGCTGTGATAGTGAGATTGGTGTCTTCAACTGTTTCAGTCCGTTATATTGGTTTCGGCGCGAAACAAGCTATTGGGGCTGTTTAATCAACTTTTCTTGAGCTCAATTTGAGGAATTACCTCTGGGCTTCGTGGGGTAACTGGCCCAGTATACAAATCATTGAGGGTATTTACTTTCTGCACTTCACCACCTGCTTCCTGCACGTCCCATTTTTATTGTCTGGACAAAATTACTCTTAATGAGTCCAGCACTCCCTCCCCCCAAATGCAATTTTGGAATGGGTATTTCGTAATATACCTACAATCTAGAATGGGTATTCTAGAACACctattctagaagaaaaaatCCAAAACACTTTTATGGAATGAGTATTCTAAAACACCTTTTAGGATTTACAAAGTCTATTATGGAATACCCATTTCAAAATACACTTGTAAAACTGGAATGTATTAGGGAATATTTATTGCAGAagtcaaaaaaatcaaaagttttATATTACGGAGTAGGTGTTCCATagcatattttcaaatttataagtGTATTACAGAATACGTATTTCATAATAGACTTGAAAATCCCAAAATATGTGGAGAACACCCACACGTAGAAGCCAAACATGCACACCAAATCCTACACCACAACAGACCAAAAGTCAAACACTCACTTATCTTCGTCGGCGTCATGCCTAGACGATGATTGAGGGAAGTGTGTTGTGTGACTGAGGGAAGCAACGGCATCACGTGGGATTGCCAACTTAGGCAAGGGGGCCACATTGAGACATTTGGGGGAAGGGAGTGATGAGATTCATTAAGGATAATTTTGTCTACACAATAAAAATGGGAAGTGCTAGAATAAGTGGTGAAGTGCAGTGCAGAAAGTAAATACCATGATTTTTTCTTCTGTTCTACGCCAAAGCAattcattaatgataatgatatgaATATGGACCTATAATGTTTATGGAAAATAATTTCGAATAAAGTTGATaacaaaatcatttataatCTAAACAAGTCGAGCTCTTttattctgtcaaaaaaaagtCAAGCTCTTTTATTTGAAATGCCAAGCAATAATTTCACACTAATTATTGGTTCTCTTATTTGAGATACCAAGCACAATAATTTCCCACACTAACTGTTGGGTTCTTTGGAAGCATGTGAACCAACcagaaaaatgataataaaaatagattattcaAATATTGCTTATAAGGTATTAAAAGGTAGGCTTCTattcaacaaatgaaaaaggTAGGCTTCTAATCCAGAAGCCAAGCAAAAATCCATCCAGAAAACCAACAGCCAAGGCCTATTTTATTGGCTTTATGATTTCTCTgtttttctttatgttttcaatgaaacaaaaagtgaAAACGAAAATATGTTagagcatttttattttcaattttaaaaattaaacttgccAACAAAGCCTAACATAATTGACAAATAATTAAGTCTTTTAATCATGTTAATAAAGGTTGAATTTTAGGATACCTATATGAAAAAGATTTGATCCATATCCATTCTAAATAGATTTGAAGTTTCTACACCCCAACAATTCAACCCAATAAGAATCCAACACATCATATACCTTACAAGGTGGGACACCTTCTCACTTAGATATGAGTGTCATTCTTATCACTATTTCAAGTAACTACCTTATAAGTCATACGAATCACATAGATACAAGTGTTTACAGAAGCAGTATGGGATTGACAGCTTAACTAATTCAATCTCATTTAATTAAAACCACCCAACGCCTATAAATAGCAGAACCCTCCCTTCTCTAGATACGCATCATTCAATATTGTTGTTACTCTACCAAAAATTTCTATTAACTTGAGTGTTAAAGTGCAAATAATTACTATTGTCACACAATACACTGTTAGCTACCACACCTAACAACCAACCTCAACACGTGCTCCCAACACTCCATCCACCCCAGCTCAACATTAATTATCTAGGGAACATCCTTAGTGCATACACTTGCAAcgaaaaaatattaactccaagttttcaaaaattctgaaaacaacaaaaggtcatttaaccATGTCTTCACTCATCATGATGACATTTTTGGAATTTCCATAATTTTGGTTACCTGCATCCCCCACCCTTTTGTTTCATTATATACTAGGCTCCTTAAGTTCATTCCCCCTTTCCTATCATGgtattcatataaaaattgCAGGGTAACATTTTTCAAATTTCCATAATTTTGGTTTCATTCCTTACTATCTTTATGTAGATTGCAGGGAATAGTATATGGTAGTACTTTAATAATGGTACAGGGGCAATGCAGTAGACACTGGTTCCATTGGCGGGTTTGTAGGCATAAAATTGTGTTGTAGAGAAGGGTGAAAGGTCAGGACAGTGCTCATGAATCACGATGACTTGGGATTTAATTGCATAACTAAGGTTGGAtttggaatttcaattttatttttggtccacGGGTAATGATTTTATTTCAGTTGGTTCCTCAAGCAGGTTGGCAGCAGAACAAgaggaaaataaattttgaacgaAGATGATGGAAAAAATTGAGAACGAGAGtgatggaaaagaaaaatgaaaatagaaatatcACTTCCAAAAGCTCTAAACAAGTTGCATATGAACATTCATTAACAAATGAAATAAATCTCTTCTATCATTTAAAGGCCTGTTCAGTTTTCAGTTAGGAGGACCCAAAATCTATTCAAAAAGTAAAACTGAAAAACCTTTGGTTTAAATTAAAGTCGATTGTGAACTGAGATTTACCTAAATTTTTCCTTGaaactcaatttaaaatgaaaacttgAAGAAGAAAAGACTAGTTTTGCAAACTCAATTTGCTAAATGAAATTTTGAGTTAGAACTTGCATTTACAAATCTTAATCTAAACATTCACTAAACTCAACATTGTGTTACGAAATTAACTGACTTTTGAACAAATTTGCTTGTTTGGATTAAAGTTTACAAACTCAAATTTAAACGAATTTAGTTTTGCAAAAACAAGCCCAccttttctctcatttcaaactaaacttcaaaacaaaattgagaCAAAACTCAGTTTACAATCAGATTCAGCTGAAAACCGAACACcccttttggttttaattattaaaacctGCATAGGAGTCTTCCTTACTGAAAACCAAACATGCCTTGTTCTCCAAGTCATTCAACTTAATGCTGTGCAAAATATTCTTAGGCGAGCAATGTGTGCAACACTATGTTGACAGATAGTCAAAAGATAATATCAAATAACTTGGAGCAGGGGTAGCAAACAGCAAAGAGGTGACAGCAATGGCAGAAGACACCGTACCTATGCTTAAGACACTAACAAAACACAGTCGGGTGATTTCATTCGCCGCCAGAAAGTTCCACAAATGAGGCAAGGCTACCCACCTTGCTTATCAGTTTGAACAAACCAAAACAAGAAATAGTTATCATCAATCTGGTCAGTAACCAAGTAGGCACAGGTTTGTGCTACATTTTATTACAAACctgacaaaaaaacaaaaacaaaaacaagtgcATTAAAGTGACCAATGAGCAGATTCATATGCCCTGGACTGTTCTAGATCCATATAATGTCTCCTGCCTTGTTGGGACAGGTCCAGCTCACCGTGAAGTTGGCTACTGAGAGGCTGCGAAATCTGACCGAGACCTAGATCAGGGACCCCCTCGGGCGAACAGTTACCAGAATCAATGCCCTTGAAACACCACGGGGTATTTGGAAGTTGATGGATTGATGCACCATGAGATGATGCAGCAGGCTGTGTCATGGGCGTCCCGTGGAAATTTACCATGTTATTCAACCCAAGACTTGGTGCTGGGTTTCTAGAACCCCATGTTTGATTTGACAGAAGAGAGAGAGCACAGCTCGAGGTGGTGACCCCAGTGTAACTTTCCCCTGGAGGATGTCCCGGGCCGGCGAAGCTTGTCCCACCCACCGAACCTTGcaagaaaaggtcagatgatgTCTCCGAGTTCCCGTGCCAGCTGAGGGTGGAGGTTTGATTTCCAGGCGCTAGCTCGGATGACCTAGGAGTTGGAAGTGAATTTCTCAGACTAAGTTTTGGGTATGAAGCCAATTCCATCAGAAAGTTGCCACCTCTGCCACTATGATCTGTCAATAGAAGTGCCAGAGATTAGAATTTGTTTTATATGCCAGGAACGGCACAGGCTGAAACTAAATATGCTTCCCTATGGAAAAATTGAAAGAGACATGAAACTGATTTTTTACTGAGTTTCTAACCAAAAGCAGATGAAGAAAGTCTAGCATAGCGAGAGGTCAAGAGGGAGCTGGGTGGGGGCTTTCTCCGACGTTCATTATGGCCAGCTAGTCGCCTGCGGCAACTTCTTTTTCCTTGATCAAACTCAGGAAGCTGATGAAACCTGTGCAAGGCTATGAAACATGATATTAGCTTTTACAAATATAAATGGTTCCAATTTTTTATGTCAAAGAGAGGTGAATGAGTACAAGCATACCCAAGTGCCAAGACTAGAAATACTAACATGACAAGTCTACTGTTTCCTTAGCATGCCAAGCTGTTGTTGCCACAAATTGGAAGCACTTAAACGCATCTCTTGTTTGATTAAATGCACATGCAAATGAGACGGAATTTCTAACTGATTTGATTTTGTCATCATTGCTAAGATTACAGAACATAAGCAAATATGTATAAACCCAAGAAAAAGGGTATTCCATATGATGTAGTAATAATTCTCACATCTTGCAGTAATGCACATCATGTGAGCATCTAACATGTTCCTTTAGCCCTGTTTTACTGAAGCAATTCTCAAACATTGCTCAAGTAACATCCTGTGGCTCCATTATACTTAGAATTCAGCTTTAACATATTAGTAAAATAAGACCAAAACAATACCAATAAAGTTCTTTATCTTCTCTATTACCAAAAGGGATAGCATTGTATTTACTCTTTAGTGAAAGACATCAGAATAATTCAAAAGAGAAGTCATCAAGCTTAAATAAAGGAGATAAACTACAATGTGTATCCATCGGATAGTACATCTGAAATGCAGGGAGATTGGATGCTAAGAAATCCATCTTAAATATCTGTTTACTATCTTTCTCATAATATGTATTTTATCTTAGCATATTCAGAAGAgtattgtttttcatattaaggAAAAGAGTAACTTTTGCCTTAGACAACAGTGGAAGAGCCATGAGATAAAAAGAAGACACAAAATACTCTTGGAACAGTCAACAGAAAGCCATCCcagctccaaaaaaaaaaaaaaaactgcaaatAAAACCCACATTCATTGACTGATAGACCATATTCTCCATATCCAGTGGTTGGAAACTTTCCAATTATGATGACCATCTGTCTCCAAAATACAAACTTATTGCACTATTGAATACTATCCTAGAATGCACAGTAGCACAAATGAGTCAAATTGAAATGGATAGTACATGTGACAACTGACAGTCTGACATAGCTAGCACCATAATAGAGATGAATAGTCATAATAGCAAAGCATGTGGTTAGGATTGCATGATCCAGCAACATCAATTGCACTCATTCTCAATAATGTGCCAACAAGTCAAACTAACATTAGTCAAGGAGGCAATACATGAATAGTGTCTTCATGCAAGGAAATTACATGAACAATCAGACAAACTATCTGTTTAAGatagataaaatttaatattcaatAATCAGGACCCACTTTATGGATGACCAGACAAGGGCAGGTTGCAGCCACTCACAAACTCCAATCAGCAGAAAACTATcattatgataataataatgcaaGCCTTAAGAATCCTGGGTTCACTCAGATCAACAAGGAATTGCTCATGTAGTACAAATAACATGCCTTTGCAGTTCGcacaataaaacaatttgattcATAACACTAAACTGAAATACCTGGATGTATCTTTACACAGATCACATACCTATAGAGTTTTGGTCATGTTTGGTAACAGATTGTATTTGGAAAATAAtcgttattttatattttcaaaggcTCTCTTAAGTAatctataaaaggaaaaaaaatatttctccaAAACAGATAATCCAAACACAGAAACAGTAAGGAGAAAACTGTAACAGCATATCAATACACAATTGAGGGCCCCCACAATGGCTGGAGGAAAAACAGCAGAATAGTAGTGTTGTGTTATTTTAAGACTACAACAACTTGCACACACCCACTTCAAGCCTTTTTACCGTACAAAcgaagttattatttttaataccaAAACACACCTGGGGGCTGCAAGAATCAATTCGCTGAAAAGGAAAACAATATTTCACACGCGTTACAAGACAGCCATTCAGATAAGCACTTTAAAGCTAAGCtaggaggaagaaaaaaaaaaaagcaaagtaCACCGAGCACAATCAGCCAAATCATAACTGAACAAAAACATCTCAAGAATAGACACAAAGAATCACACCACACCACACCAAAGCCTGGAACAAATGCAAAACCACGATTAAGGAACTAAACCAACTCCAAACAAGTAACACACACACCTCTATAACTGCACCGACAAAACAGGATAATATATCTCACCTACACCCCAAACCGCAGAATAacgaacaaaaaaaaacttaataaaataaacaagaccCTACCCTACATTTTTTggtaatgaaaaatttaaaaaaaaaaaaaaaaaaaagagagactcAACAGGACCAGGATAGACCTCAAGACTCACGGAACACTTACAATGCTATTTACAGATTTTTCAGCAACAACTCCATGAAAATATGAATTTGTTCCTTACTAACTAGACCAATCTTCCTTGGCACCCTATCCTACTTTATCTCACCTCACCTAAtatagtaaaatattaaaatagcacaagaagaagaaaaaagagaatttttcttcagataataataataataatgaaagaagggggggttgaccTGCTACACTGTTGACAAAACCTTTGTTGAAGACCAGCAACAATGACTGTAGGGGATTTAGAGTGCATGCCACAAACTTTGTGTCTAGAATAGTAAGTTTTTGCATTACTCAGATCTACTTCGCACCCTTCAACTTGACACCTTGGAGGTTGAGCTGGTTGAACAGAACCACCTCTTCCTTTTcttgaagaggaagaagaagaagaagtaacaGTGGTAGCAGTAGTAGCAGAAGAAGTAAGAGAGGTAGCGGGAGTAGCAAAACCCACATCCTCAAAATAGATTTTTTGGCCGAATTTCAAACCGTTGAGGGACTCAGAAGATGAGAGTTTTGCGTCTGAAGCCATAGGTGATGGAGTGATAAGGTGAGGTGTCTAGAGTGTATTGTTATCGttagtattattattcattGTGGTTTGTTTTGATAAGGGAAAGTtaagtgagagagaaagaggtggTTGAAGTTGGAAATAGAAGTTCATGAAAGGAGTTGTAATGGGAGAGTAAAGTGGAAGACAAAAGAGGGGGTGGAAGGGTAGGGAAGGTGGCAGAGTCAGGTACactgagagagaagagagaaggaGTGAGTGAGTGTAGTCAGagaaccaaacacacccttgtCTGTCCAAAAACCAAGAATAATGGAGCCAAGCCAGCTACGAGAGACAGATTGTaccctctcttttttctttttttcttttttcttctcaacaCAGACAATTTCTCTCATTGGTTCAAAAGTTCCAAGTTTTTAACCATTCCAGGCCTAACAAGTATAACTGTCGTTTTGTGCAACTTTTTTCTGTCCTTGTCACACACTTGCTAGCTGGTGCTACATACGAATGGGGTGTATCCATGGACCCAAATTTTACAACATACCATCATTATATATTcatttcagaatcaaaagaaaaagaagacaaaatttGCAATTCTTAGAATTGTTATTGGCCTCGATTTTGGACCGACTGTATTAACCTGTTGACATGGAAATCAAATATCTAACCGGTTTAACTTACTAGTTGGATCGCATATACTTGatataaatcaatttaatttaatacgaTTAGACTCTAAATCAATTACTCACGAAATCACATCACtcttatcacaaaatttaatttacatcttatacttattttattttatagatttatttatttttttatcaaacataattgcatattaaaatttgaaataataaaattattgttattttttaatttttctttcataagattatattttaaattctaatttaagaTTGTGtatattgaattttgaatctcatcaaaaataaaatattaaattctgaAAAAATATGTTAGCGTGCTGAAAATTTAATCACGTtcatgattatatttttaaatatgttaaaattatttatttatttttaagttaaatttaattcttaagtATAGAGGTTTACGAGCTATAAacttatttagaattttttaaaacataaataggATCATAGTGATGAATTCGTGACTTATCTGGATCCAGTCGATGAACAATCTGAAACTGATAATATTAATTCATAGGCTCTTCCCTGCTAAGTGTGTTTGGCAGAGGATCTCTTGCGTATTCCTCGTGGACGAGTCTTTCGCTTTCGCTCCTCTTATCAAcaacagaaaaaacaaaataaaa is a genomic window containing:
- the SPL9C gene encoding squamosa promoter-binding-like protein 9 isoform X2 is translated as MASDAKLSSSESLNGLKFGQKIYFEDVGFATPATSLTSSATTATTVTSSSSSSSRKGRGGSVQPAQPPRCQVEGCEVDLSNAKTYYSRHKVCGMHSKSPTVIVAGLQQRFCQQCSRFHQLPEFDQGKRSCRRRLAGHNERRRKPPPSSLLTSRYARLSSSAFDHSGRGGNFLMELASYPKLSLRNSLPTPRSSELAPGNQTSTLSWHGNSETSSDLFLQGSVGGTSFAGPGHPPGESYTGVTTSSCALSLLSNQTWGSRNPAPSLGLNNMVNFHGTPMTQPAASSHGASIHQLPNTPWCFKGIDSGNCSPEGVPDLGLGQISQPLSSQLHGELDLSQQGRRHYMDLEQSRAYESAHWSL
- the SPL9C gene encoding squamosa promoter-binding-like protein 9 isoform X1 codes for the protein MASDAKLSSSESLNGLKFGQKIYFEDVGFATPATSLTSSATTATTVTSSSSSSSRKGRGGSVQPAQPPRCQVEGCEVDLSNAKTYYSRHKVCGMHSKSPTVIVAGLQQRFCQQCSSELILAAPRFHQLPEFDQGKRSCRRRLAGHNERRRKPPPSSLLTSRYARLSSSAFDHSGRGGNFLMELASYPKLSLRNSLPTPRSSELAPGNQTSTLSWHGNSETSSDLFLQGSVGGTSFAGPGHPPGESYTGVTTSSCALSLLSNQTWGSRNPAPSLGLNNMVNFHGTPMTQPAASSHGASIHQLPNTPWCFKGIDSGNCSPEGVPDLGLGQISQPLSSQLHGELDLSQQGRRHYMDLEQSRAYESAHWSL
- the SPL9C gene encoding squamosa promoter-binding-like protein 9 isoform X3, translated to MEYPFSWVYTYLLMFCNLSNDDKIKSVRNSVSFACAFNQTRDAFKCFQFVATTAWHAKETVDLSSLHRFHQLPEFDQGKRSCRRRLAGHNERRRKPPPSSLLTSRYARLSSSAFDHSGRGGNFLMELASYPKLSLRNSLPTPRSSELAPGNQTSTLSWHGNSETSSDLFLQGSVGGTSFAGPGHPPGESYTGVTTSSCALSLLSNQTWGSRNPAPSLGLNNMVNFHGTPMTQPAASSHGASIHQLPNTPWCFKGIDSGNCSPEGVPDLGLGQISQPLSSQLHGELDLSQQGRRHYMDLEQSRAYESAHWSL